The Bradysia coprophila strain Holo2 chromosome X unlocalized genomic scaffold, BU_Bcop_v1 contig_12, whole genome shotgun sequence genome window below encodes:
- the LOC119067588 gene encoding putative odorant receptor 83c has translation MTDAKHILIKFKERIFKKDEKEIGTALDSMNRIMKFINFFAQIPGLRFTDGWKKSYKILNAAFMNFLALALGIYSLYVTFPSTDNIILVGGLACITTVSTKLACVTRNHDKFMSVLKFIFKVFKTNSSGPRERILMDITKKIHYHLKINILGFVAGFFCYSAYPFYDCIFNGQLTLPSPVLVPGVNPNHLRGFFITNLVNMVIMLFCITICIATSSLFFVFVDAYYGLVSLIEHDFETFDKMCAQEASSRTKDVYFRNIMMGLMDLARFNSYMNELYGLISTVQITVSYIVVVCCAAAFLAFSYGSGLGGCVSFYTELLIFCYMGQLLDNMNKRIVTVICNAKWYTYDVKYQKDMMMVLYTVQNMQPILLGNMFPLNFHTGLRITNNIYSLIMFMVEMFN, from the exons ATGACAGAtgcaaaacatattttgataAAG tTCAAAGAGAGGATTTTCAAGAAGgacgaaaaagaaattggaACAGCTCTCGATAGCATGAATAGAATTATGAAGTTTATCAACTTCTTTGCACAAATTCCGGGTCTACGCTTCACGGATggttggaaaaaaagttataAAATTCTGAACGCTGCCTTCATGAACTTCTTAGCGCTGGCTCTTGGTATCTACAGCCTGTATGTTACTTTTCCGTCAACGGATAACATCATTTTGGTGGGTGGTTTAGCCTGCATTACAACG GTCTCGACCAAATTAGCTTGTGTAACTCGTAACCACGACAAATTCATGTCAGtgttgaaattcattttcaaagtGTTTAAAACCAATTCGTCCGGGCCGCGAGAGCGCATCCTCATGGATATAACGAAGAAGATACActatcatttgaaaattaacatTCTCGGTTTTGTGGCCGGATTTTTTTGCTACTCAGCCTACCCGTTTTATGATTGTATTTTCAACGGCCAGTTGACGCTACCTTCTCCAGTTTTAGTACCTGGCGTCAATCCAAACCATCTTCGAGGTTTCTTCATTACCAACTTAGTCAACATGGTTATAATGCTCTTTTGTATTACTATTTGCATTGCAACGAGTTCATTATTCTTCGTGTTTGTTGATGCATACTATGGCCTTGTTTCTTTAATCGAACACGATTTCGAAACGTTTGACAAGATGTGTGCACAGGAGGCAAGCAGTAGGACAAAAGATGTGTACTTTCGAAATATAATGATGGGATTAATGGATCTAGCAAG atttaattCCTATATGAATGAGCTGTACGGTCTCATATCAACTGTACAAATTACAGTATCTTATATAGTGGTGGTATGCTGTGCAGCCGCATTTTTGGCA ttttcttacGGGAGCGGCCTTGGGGGCTGTGTTTCTTTTTACACTGAGCTGTTAATATTCTGTTACATGGGACAACTGCTGGACAACATG AATAAGCGTATAGTTACGGTAATTTGCAACGCAAAGTGGTACACATACGATGTAAAATATCAAAAGGACATGATGATGGTCTTGTATACAGTCCAAAATATGCAGCCAATTCTCCTTGGCAACATGTTTCCGCTTAACTTTCACACGGGTCTAAGG
- the LOC119067575 gene encoding uncharacterized protein LOC119067575 codes for MNMKIIIIVTVYLIGIVLCRKIVRKPTKDPFHDFIDDPELEIPDEQDDTPPSNFTGNVQTAKITNSVNKNHGTGKFKYTFETQNGISIAQVGKLKDNKTFVVMGSYAYTGADGKRYRVRYTADEFGYHPITMLDDIDIPEINFTKPEPKPLPVSRPSISLTLPNKAINTNGQNNNLLAGTDKDTDSKAEIEKNVVNQYQRDSFHINDDVKVKVTDVSNNGGGGSQNVLNDDGYHYDKPRITTPEPEIIERTYLPPKEFVPPSDREYLPPTGFEPPRSDY; via the exons atgaatatgaaaatt attattATCGTAACAGTGTACCTCATTGGGATCGTGCTATGTAGGAAAATTGTGCGAAAGCCTACAAAAGATCCGTTCCACGATTTCATAGACGATCCAGAACTTGAAATTCCCGATGAACAAGATGATACG CCACCTTCAAATTTCACTGGAAATGTTCAAACAGCTAAAATTACGAACTCAGTGAATAAAAACCACGGAACgggaaaatttaaatacac tTTCGAAACACAGAATGGAATTTCGATTGCACAAGTAGGAAAATTGAAAGATAACAAAACATTCGTCGTTATGGGATCTTATGCGTATACTGGAGCTGATGGCAAGAGATATAGAGTGAG GTACACTGCTGACGAATTCGGCTATCATCCAATTACAATGTTAGACGATATTGATATTCCGGA AATAAACTTTACAAAACCGGAACCAAAACCCCTACCGGTTAGTCGACCGAGCATCAGTTTAACATTGCCGAACAAAGCTATAAACACAAATGGCCAAAATAACAATCTACTGGCTGGTACCGATAAGGATACCGATTCCAAGGCAGAAATCGAAAAGAACGTCGTAAACCAGTACCAAAGAGACTCGTTTCATATCAACGATGATGTGAAGGTGAAAGTGACGGATGTATCTAACAATGGTGGAGGTGGAAGCCAAAATGTTCTCAATGATGACGGATACCACTATGATAAACCCCGGATAACCACTCCGGAACCGGAAATTATTGAGCGAACGTATCTGCCGCCAAAAGAATTTGTACCGCCCAGTGATAGAGAATATCTTCCTCCCACAGGTTTCGAACCTCCTAGAAGTGATTATTAA
- the LOC119067574 gene encoding paraplegin has translation MLKLERHKRILGYARRFIYNKSTVDTSCIGPICNLNVNNLTFTKSQQKQITKEYAAVVNLLNRSFAVPPNVFARHFHTSLTNFKESPKPSQQPDNSNKQSSSNDNDNDNDNNKKGDEGKVLSIVTKAVLWMATIYMLVSIFTMSLPQKNRPETSTRYVSWHEFVHHMLAVGEVRELIIRPDMEMVTIVLHDGAIVKGKQYRSTVFHMAVADTVKFETKLRDIEKRLGIRDGVTITYERNSEVAKILITLMMTAFLFSIFSRMKGMKVSMSGMGSFSSFGRAKFTLVEPLEGGKGVFFKDVAGLQEAKQEVMEFVDYLKRPEKYQRLGAKVPKGALLLGPPGCGKTLLAKAVATESQVPFLSMNGSEFIEMIGGLGAARVRDLFKEAKNRAPCIIYIDEIDAIGRQRSGVGGGQQFSSGESEQTLNQLLVEMDGMATKQGVLMLASTNRADVLDNALLRPGRFDRHITIDLPTLSERKEIFEKHLTGITLEKAPDTYSNRLAILTPGFSGADIANVCNEAALHAARTSQKSVNASNLEYAVERLVGGTEKRSHALSTGERRVIAFHESGHALVGWLLPNSDVLQKVTIVPRTSLALGFAQYTPSEQKLFTKEQLEDKICMALGGRAAENITFNRITTGAQNDLEKVTKIAYAQVAKYGMNERIGPMYVPDEAEQNYSGEKPFSKALGNIIDEEAQKVVSDAYKRTEAILIANRDKLIKLAESLLEKETLNYEEVVELIGPPKYESAKRKIDPVEFEDSLKNLSSQNK, from the exons ATGTTAAAACTGGAACGACACAAACGAATCCTCGGCTATGCTAGAagatttatttacaataaatcaaCGGTGGACACATCTTGCATCGGACCCATTTGCAATTTAAACGTAAATAACCTAACCTTCACCAAAAGCCAA CAAAAGCAAATTACGAAGGAATATGCAGCTGTTGTAAATTTACTTAATCGATCGTTTGCTGTTCCACCAAATGTATTCGCCCGTCATTTTCATACGTctttaacaaatttcaaagaatcaCCGAAACCAAGTCAACAGCCGGATAATTCCAATAAACAATCTTCATCCAACGACAATGATAATGACAATGATAACAACAAGAAAGGCGATGAAGGCAAAGTTCTTTCCATTGTGACAAAGGCCGTTTTATGGATGGCTACGATTTATATGCTCGTAAGCATATTCACGATGTCACTGCCGCAAAAGAATCGACCGGAAACGTCAACCCGATATGTGTCCTGGCACGAATTTGTGCATCATATGTTGGCCGTTGGGGAGGTTCGCGAATTGATTATTCGACCGGACATGGAAATGGTGACGATAGTGCTGCATGACGGTGCAATAGTCAAAGGAAAACAGTACCGTTCAACCGTTTTTCATATGGCCGTAGCTGACACAGTAAAATTCGAAACAAAATTACGAGACATCGAGAAGCGTCTGGGCATTCGGGATGGTGTGACGATTACGTATGAACGAAATTCGGAGGTGGCCAAAATTTTGATAACACTGATGATGACGGCGTTCCTGTTTTCCATATTCTCACGAATGAAGGGAATGAAAGTGTCCATGTCGGGTATGGGGTCGTTT TCGAGTTTCGGTCGAGCTAAGTTCACATTGGTTGAACCGTTAGAAGGTGGCAAAGGAGTCTTTTTCAAAGATGTAGCCGGCTTACAAGAAGCCAAACAAGAAGTCATGGAATTTGTAGACTATTTGAAGCGGCCGGAAAAGTATCAGCGTCTTGGCGCTAAAGTACCGAAGGGTGCTTTACTATTGGGTCCTCCAG GATGTGGAAAAACGCTTCTAGCTAAGGCCGTCGCAACCGAGTCTCAGGTTCCATTCCTAAGCATGAACGGATCCGAATTCATCGAAATGATTGGTGGTTTGGGAGCAGCGAGAGTTCGCGATTTATTTAAGGAAGCTAAGAATCGGGCACCGTGCATCATTTACATAGACGAGATCGATGCTATTGGTCGACAACGGTCCGGTGTTG GTGGAGGTCAACAGTTCAGTTCTGGTGAATCGGAACAAACACTTAACCAGCTATTAGTCGAAATGGATGGCATGGCCACAAAACAAGGTGTTCTTATGTTGGCTAGCACCAATCGTGCAGATGTTCTAGACAAT GCACTACTGCGACCAGGACGTTTCGATCGACACATAACCATCGATTTGCCCACATTGTCGGAACggaaagaaatatttgaaaagcaTTTGACCGGAATCACATTGGAGAAGGCACCTGACACATATTCAAACCGATTGGCGATTCTAACGCCAGGCTTTTCCGGAGCGGACATAGCAAATGTTTGTAATGAGGCGGCGTTGCATGCAGCTAGGACAAGTCAAAAGTCAGTCAACGCATCGAATTTAGAATATGCCGTAGAACGATTGGTTGGTGGTACGGAAAAACGTTCACATGCTCTGTCCACCGGTGAAAGAAGAGTTATTGCCTTCCACGAATCTGGACATGCGTTGGTCGGATGGTTATTGCCCAATTCCGAT GTTCTGCAAAAGGTCACGATCGTACCAAGAACTTCCTTAGCACTGGGATTCGCCCAATACACGCCCAGCGAGCAGAAACTGTTTACCAAAGAGCAACTCGAAGACAAAATCTGTATGGCGTTAGGTGGTCGAGCTGCGGAGAATATAACGTTCAATCGAATAACAACCGGTGCTCAAAATGATTTGGAGAAAGTGACCAAAATTGCATACGCTCAGGTTGCTAAGTACGGAATGAATGAACGGATTGGTCCAATGTATGTACCCGATGAGGCCGAACAGAATTACAGTGgcgaaaaaccattttccaaAGCATTGGGGAACATAATTGATGAGGAGGCACAAAAAGTTGTATCAGACGCTTACAAGCGAACCGAAGCCATTCTGATTGCCAATCGTGACAAACTTATCAAG TTGGCTGAATCGTTGCTGGAAAAGGAAACTCTGAACTACGAAGAGGTGGTCGAATTGATTGGACCGCCAAAATACGAATCGGCTAAACGGAAAATCGATCCCGTAGAGTTTGAGGACTCGCTGAAGAATCTTTCTTCGCAAAATAAGTAG